From a single Mesorhizobium shangrilense genomic region:
- a CDS encoding response regulator transcription factor has product MKILVIEDDREAADYLQKAFTEAGHTAHVAGDGETGFALADSGDYDVMVIDRMMPRRDGLSVIAGLRSRGNTTPVLILSALGEVDDRVTGLRAGGDDYLTKPYAFSELLARVEVLNRRASAKESETVYRVGDLELDRLSHSVRRASREITLQPREFRLLEYLMRHAGQVVTRTMLLENVWDYHFDPQTNVIDVHVSRLRGKIEKGFDKAILHTVRGAGYMLKSG; this is encoded by the coding sequence ATGAAGATTCTCGTTATAGAAGATGACCGCGAGGCGGCCGATTATCTCCAGAAAGCCTTCACCGAGGCCGGCCACACGGCACATGTCGCCGGCGACGGCGAAACCGGTTTTGCGCTCGCCGATTCCGGTGACTATGATGTGATGGTCATCGACCGGATGATGCCGCGCCGCGATGGTCTGTCCGTCATCGCCGGCCTGAGGTCCAGGGGCAACACCACGCCCGTGCTGATCCTGTCGGCGCTTGGCGAGGTCGATGACCGGGTGACCGGTCTGCGTGCTGGCGGCGACGACTATCTGACCAAGCCCTATGCCTTTTCCGAACTCCTCGCTCGCGTCGAGGTGCTGAACCGCCGTGCCAGCGCCAAGGAGTCCGAGACCGTCTATCGGGTTGGCGATCTCGAACTCGACAGGCTTTCCCATTCGGTGCGCCGTGCGTCGCGCGAGATCACGCTGCAGCCGCGTGAATTCCGTCTGCTCGAATATCTGATGCGCCATGCCGGCCAGGTGGTGACGCGCACGATGCTGCTCGAAAATGTCTGGGACTATCATTTCGATCCGCAGACCAACGTCATCGACGTTCATGTTTCGCGGCTGCGGGGCAAGATCGAAAAGGGTTTTGACAAAGCCATCCTGCACACGGTTCGCGGCGCCGGTTATATGCTCAAGAGCGGCTAG
- a CDS encoding sensor histidine kinase encodes MALSVPAIMKTTAARLSALYLLLFALCAVLLVFYMTSLSARMLTAQTQDTINDEVLGLARAYQRGGLPILVRVVEQRSRQPGANLYLIADANGQILTGNVQSLEPGVIDTEGWTTEPFSYRRFGEGELDRQRSGASDPATPQSGDAVAQPEGEKGHNAIALVLRLPNQMIMLVGRDLGEPERFRAVIKRSLMLALGMMGLGGLLIWFFVGHAALKRIDSVSEASRRIMGGDLSGRLPVTGAGDEFDRLSENLNSMLARIATLNEGLKQVSDNIAHDLKTPLTRLRNRAEATLSGKHNTAAYRQALEGTITESDQLIKTFNAILMISRLEAGYSSESTSKVDLVEAVRDVVELYEPVAEEACVSLETAVQGNFIIGGNRELIGQALSNIVDNAIKYSTDATDKPRVVVTLERADHQIKLSVADNGHGIPDDADRARATERFVRLEKSRSQPGSGLGLSLAKAIMKFHNGQLDLLPGNPGLSVIMSFPERGDH; translated from the coding sequence ATGGCTCTTTCCGTGCCGGCTATCATGAAGACGACGGCGGCGCGGCTTTCGGCGCTGTACCTGCTGCTCTTCGCGCTCTGCGCGGTCCTGCTGGTCTTCTACATGACCTCGCTGTCAGCGCGCATGCTGACCGCGCAGACCCAGGACACCATCAACGACGAGGTTCTCGGTCTCGCCCGGGCCTACCAGCGCGGCGGCCTGCCCATCCTGGTGCGCGTGGTGGAACAGCGATCGCGCCAGCCCGGCGCCAATCTCTATCTGATCGCCGACGCCAACGGCCAGATCCTGACGGGAAATGTGCAGAGCCTGGAGCCGGGGGTGATCGATACCGAGGGCTGGACAACCGAACCATTCTCCTACCGCCGGTTCGGCGAAGGTGAACTCGACCGGCAGCGCTCCGGTGCATCTGATCCGGCCACCCCTCAGTCTGGTGATGCGGTTGCCCAGCCCGAAGGCGAGAAGGGTCACAACGCCATTGCACTTGTGTTGCGGCTGCCGAACCAGATGATCATGCTGGTCGGCCGTGACCTCGGCGAGCCCGAGCGTTTCCGCGCCGTCATTAAACGTTCGCTGATGCTGGCTCTCGGCATGATGGGGCTTGGCGGGCTGCTGATCTGGTTCTTCGTCGGACACGCGGCCCTGAAGCGCATCGACAGCGTCTCGGAGGCGAGCCGCCGCATCATGGGTGGCGACCTGTCCGGCCGGCTGCCCGTGACGGGTGCCGGCGACGAGTTCGACCGGCTCTCCGAAAACCTCAATTCCATGCTGGCCAGGATCGCCACGCTCAACGAGGGGCTGAAGCAGGTCTCCGACAACATCGCCCATGATCTGAAGACGCCGCTCACGCGGCTGCGCAATCGCGCCGAGGCAACGCTGTCCGGCAAGCACAACACCGCCGCCTATCGTCAGGCGCTGGAAGGCACGATCACTGAATCCGACCAGTTGATCAAAACCTTCAATGCCATCCTGATGATCTCGCGGCTGGAGGCGGGCTATTCGTCCGAAAGCACCAGCAAGGTCGATCTGGTCGAGGCCGTGCGAGACGTCGTTGAACTCTACGAGCCGGTGGCCGAGGAAGCCTGCGTGTCGCTCGAAACAGCTGTCCAAGGCAATTTCATCATTGGTGGCAACCGTGAACTGATTGGCCAGGCTCTCTCCAACATCGTTGACAACGCCATCAAATATTCGACCGATGCGACGGATAAGCCAAGAGTGGTCGTCACGCTTGAGCGCGCCGACCACCAGATCAAGCTCTCGGTCGCCGACAATGGCCATGGCATCCCAGACGATGCCGACCGTGCTCGCGCGACCGAGCGTTTCGTGCGGCTGGAAAAAAGCCGCTCGCAGCCAGGCTCGGGCCTGGGCTTGAGCCTCGCCAAGGCGATCATGAAGTTCCACAACGGCCAGCTTGATCTTCTGCCTGGCAATCCCGGACTATCCGTGATCATGAGTTTTCCCGAGCGGGGGGATCACTGA
- a CDS encoding Do family serine endopeptidase, with protein sequence MNIAPNSYSRTRKRLMTAAASLAVVGAVGVGALTSGTVPVLADAVRVDAPQVPGFADIVERVSPAVVSVKVKAKIDQTADDSSDQSDQDGFNNLPDNPQLRRFFKEFRGFGDQGGQGGNRRFGHRDHSNDQPRPVAQGSGFFISDDGYLVTNNHVVSEGSAFTVVMNDGKELDAKLVGTDPRTDLAVLKVDGSSKFTYVDFADDSKVRVGDWVVAVGNPFGLGGTVTAGIVSARGRDIGAGPYDDFLQIDASVNRGNSGGPTFNLNGQVVGINTAIFSPSGGSVGIAFDIPASTAKEVVQDLMKNGSVQRGWLGVEIQPVTSDIAESLGLKSQKGALVSSAQDDGPGKKGGIVAGDVITQVDGKDVASPKELARLIGAYAPGKSVGVTVWRDGKAQSIKIDLGKLPNTDKQASADQQPAAPAKPDTLADLGLTVTKSDNGKGLVVTDVDPDSDAADRGIQPGDVITAVNSAAVTTTDDVSKAMADAVKSGRKAVLMQITRDDNNRFVALPVGKG encoded by the coding sequence CGTTGGCGCGTTGACCAGTGGAACCGTCCCGGTACTGGCCGATGCTGTGCGTGTCGACGCGCCACAGGTTCCGGGTTTCGCCGATATCGTGGAGCGCGTGTCGCCCGCCGTTGTCAGCGTCAAGGTCAAGGCCAAGATCGATCAGACGGCAGACGACAGCTCCGATCAGTCTGACCAGGATGGCTTCAACAACCTTCCTGACAACCCGCAGCTTCGTCGGTTCTTCAAGGAATTCCGCGGCTTCGGTGATCAGGGTGGCCAGGGCGGCAACCGTCGCTTCGGACATCGCGACCACAGCAACGACCAGCCCCGCCCGGTGGCGCAGGGTTCAGGCTTCTTCATCTCCGATGATGGCTATCTCGTCACCAACAACCATGTCGTCTCGGAAGGTTCGGCCTTCACCGTCGTGATGAATGACGGCAAGGAACTCGACGCTAAGCTCGTCGGCACCGACCCGCGTACCGATCTTGCCGTGCTGAAGGTCGACGGTAGCAGCAAGTTCACCTATGTCGACTTTGCCGATGACTCCAAGGTTCGCGTCGGCGACTGGGTCGTGGCTGTCGGCAACCCGTTCGGCCTCGGCGGTACGGTCACCGCCGGCATCGTTTCGGCACGTGGCCGCGACATTGGCGCTGGTCCCTATGACGACTTCCTTCAGATCGATGCCTCCGTGAACCGTGGCAATTCGGGCGGCCCGACCTTCAACCTCAACGGCCAGGTCGTCGGCATCAACACCGCCATCTTCTCGCCCTCGGGCGGCAGCGTCGGCATCGCCTTCGACATTCCTGCCTCCACGGCAAAGGAGGTCGTGCAGGACCTGATGAAGAACGGTTCGGTGCAGCGCGGCTGGCTCGGCGTCGAAATTCAGCCGGTCACCTCCGACATCGCCGAGTCGCTCGGGTTGAAATCGCAGAAGGGTGCGCTGGTTTCGAGCGCCCAGGATGATGGTCCCGGCAAGAAGGGCGGCATCGTTGCTGGTGACGTGATCACCCAGGTGGACGGCAAGGATGTTGCCTCGCCGAAGGAACTCGCCCGCCTGATCGGCGCTTATGCGCCCGGCAAGTCGGTCGGCGTCACTGTCTGGCGCGATGGCAAGGCCCAGTCGATCAAGATCGATCTCGGCAAACTGCCAAACACCGACAAGCAGGCTTCGGCCGATCAGCAGCCGGCGGCTCCGGCAAAGCCTGATACGCTTGCCGACCTCGGCCTCACCGTTACCAAGTCCGACAACGGCAAGGGACTTGTGGTGACCGATGTCGATCCCGACAGCGATGCCGCCGATCGTGGCATCCAGCCGGGCGATGTCATCACCGCGGTGAACTCAGCGGCGGTGACCACCACCGACGACGTTTCCAAGGCCATGGCCGATGCGGTGAAATCCGGGCGCAAGGCGGTGCTGATGCAGATCACCCGCGACGACAACAACCGCTTCGTCGCCCTGCCTGTCGGCAAGGGTTGA